GCCGGAGCGGCTACTGCGAGGCGATCTGGATCAAGTTGCCGCAGGTGTCGTCGAAGACCGCGGTCGTCACGGGGCCCATCTCCAGGGGCTCCTGGGTGAAGCGGACGCCGAGCCCGCTGAGGCGCTCGTACTCCGCCTTCACGTCCTCGACGGCGAACTGGGCGAGCGGGATGCCGTCCTCGACCAACGCGTCGCGGTACGTCGCCGCAGCCGGGTGCCCGGCGGGCTCCAGGAGGAGTTCGGTGCCGTCCGGTTCCTCCGGCGAGACGACGGTCAGCCACCGGTCCTTCTCGCCCAGCGGAACGTCGTGCTTCTTCGCGAAGCCGAGAATCTCGGTGTAGAAGTGCAGGGCCTTCGCCTGGTCGTCGACGAAGACGCTGGTCAGGTGGATCCTCATGGGGCGCTCTCCTCCGGTCCGGGTGCGTCGGGCACGAGCCATCGCTCGGTGATCCGCCGCAGCGGGGCTGTGTTCAGGTCATGGAACTTGTAGCGGCCTTCCCGCCTGGTCTCGACGAGACCGGCTGCCTCTAGGACGGCGAGGTGATGCGAGACCGCCTGGCGCGAAAGGCCGAGCCGATGCTTCATGCTCAGTCGCGAGCAGATCTCGAAGAGAGTCTGTCCGGACTTGTCCGCGAGCTCGTCGAGGATGGTGCGGCGGGTGGGGTCCGCCAGGGCTTTGAAGACATCGTCGGCCACGGCGTCAGGATAGGCAAGTGTTCACTTGCCTATCAAGTTCGCGCGCCGTGTCCTGCGGCGCCGGGGGAATCCGTCCTCCCTGTCCGGCCTCGGCCGCGCTGCACGGAAATCCGGTGGAGCGGGAGCGACCCCGCTGGCTAGGGTCGCGGGATGAGTACTCGTACCTTCCGGATCACGGTCCGCGGCGTGTTCGACAGTCTCGGCGCCGATCAGCGGGCCGATCTCCTGGACCGTGCCGCGGAGCACGACGTCCTGCGGGCGGCCTTCACCCCCGAGGGGCACCTCTCCTACGACCTGGCCGCACGGTCGGCCTTCACCTTCCGTTTCTCGGACTCCGGAGACGAGGAGGAGGACATCCTGGAGGCGACCGAGCGCGCCGAGGCCGCGGCGAAGGCCTGGCTGGGGGAGCGAGGCTACGGCTACAAGAACCTCAGGAGCAGCGCGGAGGACCTCTCGCAGGCGCCCCTCGGAAAGCGCCGGAAACGCGAGGCCGCCCGGCGGAACGCCTGAGCGGGGGCGAGCCGGCCGGGTCGGGTCTCGACGCCCGCCCGGTCGCGCGGGGCTCTTCGCGTGCCGGCCCGGTTCCACGGGTCGCCGCCCTGGTCACGTAACACGACTCCCCGTGCCGGCTCACCGCAGTCCGGTCTGCGGGTTGCAGATCTGGCACGGCTCGATGTCCGGCTCGGCGAGCGCGATGATCGCTTCGTCGCGGCTGATGAACCCGGAGTCGTTCCTGTACAGCGTGCAGTTCCCGCGGTGCAGCAGGGCGCTCGAACTGGAACGCTGGGGCTGGATCTTCCAGGACCGCTCGGCCCGGGCCCGCTCACGCAGGTGCCTCTCCCGCTGCTCCAGTGCCTCGAGTTCTCGGATGCGATGGTCGGCATGCCGAAGCTGCCAGGCGAGGTACTCGCGCGTCGCCCGCCACTTCTCGAGCCGGGATATCCCGCCGGTCACGGCCGCGGCACCCCGTCCGCCGCCTCGTGGGCGTGCTTGAGTGCCATGCGGATCTCGACGGCGTCCCCCTTCTCCACCGTCGCCCAGTACGGGTGGGTGGACACCGTGACGCTGAGGTCGAGCAACTGCTTCCGGAGCCGTGCCACCTCGTCGCGCTGCTCGCAGGTGTAGCCAGGGCTGTCCGTCTTCTCGGACCGGTAGCCGCTGTGCAGCTGCTTGTCGGTCTGCCAGCCGGTCATCGGCTCGGCGGA
The DNA window shown above is from Streptomyces sp. Alt3 and carries:
- a CDS encoding VOC family protein, translating into MRIHLTSVFVDDQAKALHFYTEILGFAKKHDVPLGEKDRWLTVVSPEEPDGTELLLEPAGHPAAATYRDALVEDGIPLAQFAVEDVKAEYERLSGLGVRFTQEPLEMGPVTTAVFDDTCGNLIQIASQ
- a CDS encoding ArsR/SmtB family transcription factor; the protein is MADDVFKALADPTRRTILDELADKSGQTLFEICSRLSMKHRLGLSRQAVSHHLAVLEAAGLVETRREGRYKFHDLNTAPLRRITERWLVPDAPGPEESAP
- a CDS encoding DUF6204 family protein, with the translated sequence MSTRTFRITVRGVFDSLGADQRADLLDRAAEHDVLRAAFTPEGHLSYDLAARSAFTFRFSDSGDEEEDILEATERAEAAAKAWLGERGYGYKNLRSSAEDLSQAPLGKRRKREAARRNA
- a CDS encoding DUF6233 domain-containing protein; amino-acid sequence: MTGGISRLEKWRATREYLAWQLRHADHRIRELEALEQRERHLRERARAERSWKIQPQRSSSSALLHRGNCTLYRNDSGFISRDEAIIALAEPDIEPCQICNPQTGLR